The proteins below come from a single Rhodococcus sp. WMMA185 genomic window:
- a CDS encoding alpha-(1->3)-arabinofuranosyltransferase, which translates to MSSMAPSGEPLSRRWLFGASVVALLLTFLQAPRRLAADTKYDLSQNPIGFLERASHQWSSQAPMGQVQNQAYGYFFPHGTFFSLGDILNVPAWITQRLWWALLLVAGFWGIIRVAEALGIGSRSSRIIAAVAFAFSPRVLTTLGSISSETLPMMLAPWVLLPLILAFAPTGTGQAGSDIRGGALLRSPARLAAQSALAVALMGAVNAVATAAACLVAGLWWISHRPNRRWWTFTAWWLPFLVLATAWWVVPLLLLGKVSPPFLDYIESSSVTTQWTALAEVLRGTDSWTPFVSPERIAGAVLVTQPAAVAATGLIAAAGLAGLCMRSMPARGRLALILFVGVAGLAAGYVGELGSPFADQVRLFLDSSGAPLRNVHKLEPLVRLPLVLGLAHLLAKVPLPGSVPSARWRSAVAHPEREPMVAVASLVLVALTLATSLAWTGKLAPRGTYTAVPDYWHQAAAWLEENAGGTSPDGSDAERALVVPGAPFGSQVWGLTRDEPLQALASTPWASRDAVPLTPPGTIRAMDSIQRLIADGRPSDGMAQTLLGQGIHYLVLRNDLDPDTSRSARPMLVHQAIAGSPGFTRVAEFGEDIGPAETEGLVIDNDLRPRYPAIEIFEVSMPDGAPTTSGPYVADLDTIPRVQGGPESLQRLRENGALPGAGPVLLAADAQRAGLAVDDVTVTDTPRDRETDYGKVDNHSSALRSPDDPRRTFNLVPDYAVADTPLVEGRWEGARLTVSSAASDATQLGGTSPGSSAASAVDGDPSTGWFSNVLERALGQWLQIDFDTPLRSSLLHITTSPAAIGVPVRWMEVSTPNGTTAVKVDAPGEPITVSVPGGPTPWVRITATRTENGSAGAQFGISELSVEDFSNPDAPVTIPIRHQTVLPPTPSGASVSGWDLSQELPGRNACAEGPDRIRCSNALIVPPEEVGVFERTLTVPETTEVTTQLTVRARHGAALEELLTQRDRPTAQGASDIGDLRGSAFAATDGDIRTSWSSALDTTHGTGAKPTLVIDLPEPTLVTGLQLTPSLGPVPAAPHRVAVDLGSGPQVRDVDSGDGTVALEPLVTDRIVLSLVSWDDIVDRNVLGFSQSQPAGLADVGVLGEGGALLPGSGPTDDPGARTVTVPCTEGPVVSIGGQPVRTSITATVDQILSGAPVSATVCDSSGPVTLVAGSQEVTVDPGSAFFVDSLRLNAGPAETAVPTERVETTAWTDNHRELTVPHSDSERLVVVPESTNIGWVATDPDGNELTPIVVDGWQQGWVVPAGTEGTVTLDFPTDRWYRLGIFGGLLLLVPLIAAALWPRRRDRRRDPGAAPRTWGSASVGWLGILAAATVISGPVGAATTIVMTALVAGLVHLRGTISTARVLVGIAGASAMLGMAILSTGPWRAPDGYVGHSFFVQFPLLVALVATGLAVLPLGRSTPLRRLSHRLTARRAGSSTSA; encoded by the coding sequence ATGTCCTCCATGGCGCCCTCCGGGGAGCCTCTGTCACGACGGTGGCTGTTCGGCGCCTCTGTCGTAGCCCTTCTTCTCACCTTTCTCCAAGCCCCCCGCCGGCTCGCCGCCGACACCAAGTACGACCTCTCCCAGAATCCGATCGGATTCCTCGAGCGGGCGTCGCATCAGTGGAGTAGCCAGGCCCCCATGGGCCAGGTCCAGAACCAGGCCTACGGATACTTCTTCCCACACGGCACCTTCTTCTCGCTCGGCGACATCCTGAATGTCCCTGCATGGATCACGCAGCGCCTGTGGTGGGCCTTGCTGCTGGTTGCCGGCTTCTGGGGCATCATCCGCGTGGCCGAAGCTCTCGGCATCGGTAGCCGCTCTTCTCGCATCATCGCGGCAGTCGCTTTCGCCTTCTCTCCCCGCGTCCTGACAACGTTGGGTTCGATCTCATCGGAAACCCTCCCGATGATGCTGGCTCCGTGGGTGCTGCTACCGCTCATCTTGGCCTTCGCCCCGACTGGCACCGGCCAAGCCGGTAGTGACATTCGTGGCGGCGCGCTCCTGCGCTCACCCGCGAGACTAGCGGCGCAGTCGGCGCTCGCGGTCGCCCTGATGGGCGCGGTCAACGCCGTTGCAACCGCGGCGGCATGCCTCGTCGCCGGACTGTGGTGGATCTCTCATCGCCCGAACCGTCGCTGGTGGACATTTACCGCGTGGTGGCTCCCCTTCCTGGTTCTCGCCACCGCCTGGTGGGTTGTTCCGCTACTTCTGCTCGGCAAGGTGAGTCCCCCGTTCCTCGATTACATCGAGTCCTCCTCCGTGACGACGCAATGGACGGCCCTCGCGGAGGTCCTGCGCGGCACCGACAGCTGGACTCCGTTCGTTTCCCCCGAGCGCATCGCCGGCGCCGTCCTCGTCACCCAACCCGCCGCCGTCGCCGCGACCGGCCTCATCGCCGCCGCGGGTCTTGCCGGGCTGTGCATGCGATCGATGCCCGCCCGCGGACGCCTGGCACTGATCCTCTTCGTCGGTGTCGCGGGGCTCGCGGCCGGATACGTCGGCGAGCTGGGCTCTCCGTTCGCCGACCAGGTGCGATTGTTCCTCGATTCCAGCGGGGCACCCCTGCGGAACGTGCACAAACTCGAACCGCTCGTCCGACTGCCCCTCGTCCTCGGACTGGCTCATCTGCTGGCGAAGGTACCGCTGCCCGGTTCGGTCCCCTCCGCCCGCTGGCGCAGCGCGGTCGCACATCCCGAGCGTGAACCGATGGTCGCGGTCGCCAGCTTGGTCCTGGTTGCCCTCACCCTGGCGACGTCGCTGGCATGGACTGGCAAACTCGCCCCGCGCGGCACCTACACCGCGGTACCCGACTATTGGCATCAGGCGGCAGCGTGGCTAGAGGAGAACGCCGGGGGCACCAGTCCGGACGGCTCGGACGCCGAACGCGCTCTCGTCGTTCCCGGCGCACCGTTCGGTAGCCAGGTGTGGGGCCTCACCCGAGACGAACCCCTGCAGGCGCTGGCATCGACACCCTGGGCTTCGCGCGATGCCGTCCCCCTCACCCCACCCGGAACCATTCGGGCGATGGACTCCATCCAGCGACTCATCGCCGACGGCCGACCCTCGGACGGCATGGCGCAGACCCTGCTGGGGCAGGGCATCCACTACCTCGTACTCCGCAACGATCTCGACCCCGACACGTCCAGATCGGCCCGACCGATGCTGGTTCACCAAGCGATCGCCGGCTCTCCCGGATTCACACGGGTCGCCGAGTTCGGCGAGGACATCGGGCCCGCCGAGACCGAGGGCTTGGTGATCGACAACGACCTGAGGCCCCGCTACCCGGCCATCGAGATCTTCGAAGTGTCGATGCCGGACGGCGCTCCGACGACCAGCGGACCGTACGTGGCAGACCTCGACACGATCCCGCGCGTACAGGGAGGACCTGAGTCGCTGCAGCGTCTGCGGGAGAACGGCGCCCTGCCCGGCGCCGGGCCGGTATTGCTGGCCGCAGACGCACAGCGCGCCGGATTAGCTGTCGACGATGTCACCGTCACCGACACTCCCCGAGACCGCGAAACCGACTACGGGAAGGTCGACAACCACAGTTCGGCCTTGCGCAGTCCTGACGACCCTCGGCGCACCTTCAACCTCGTGCCCGACTATGCGGTCGCTGACACACCCCTGGTGGAGGGGAGATGGGAGGGCGCGAGACTGACCGTGTCCAGCGCCGCCTCCGACGCCACCCAACTGGGCGGCACCTCCCCGGGGAGTAGCGCCGCGTCGGCCGTCGACGGCGACCCCTCGACGGGTTGGTTCAGCAACGTCCTCGAACGAGCTCTCGGCCAGTGGCTCCAGATCGACTTCGACACCCCGCTCAGAAGCTCTCTGCTGCACATCACGACAAGCCCGGCCGCGATCGGCGTCCCCGTCCGTTGGATGGAGGTGTCGACACCCAACGGCACCACCGCGGTCAAGGTCGACGCCCCGGGTGAGCCGATCACCGTATCCGTACCCGGCGGCCCCACACCGTGGGTGAGGATCACCGCTACCCGAACCGAAAATGGTTCTGCAGGGGCGCAGTTCGGTATCAGCGAGCTATCGGTGGAGGACTTCTCCAATCCTGACGCGCCCGTCACCATCCCGATCCGGCATCAGACGGTACTGCCGCCGACGCCGAGTGGTGCGTCTGTATCGGGATGGGACCTGAGCCAAGAACTTCCGGGACGAAACGCCTGCGCCGAGGGCCCCGACCGCATCCGGTGCAGCAACGCCCTTATCGTGCCTCCCGAGGAGGTCGGCGTGTTCGAGAGAACGCTGACCGTCCCCGAAACCACCGAAGTCACAACCCAACTCACGGTGCGCGCACGGCACGGAGCTGCGCTGGAAGAGTTGCTCACCCAGCGGGATCGACCCACCGCACAAGGAGCGAGCGACATCGGCGACCTCCGCGGTTCCGCATTCGCTGCCACAGACGGCGACATACGCACCAGTTGGTCGTCGGCGTTGGACACTACACACGGCACAGGCGCGAAGCCCACTCTCGTCATCGACCTACCCGAACCCACGCTCGTAACCGGCCTCCAACTGACACCCAGCCTCGGCCCGGTGCCCGCTGCTCCACACCGAGTCGCCGTCGACCTGGGGAGCGGCCCACAGGTGCGCGACGTGGACTCCGGCGACGGGACCGTCGCCCTCGAACCGCTGGTGACCGACCGAATCGTGCTCAGTCTCGTGTCCTGGGATGACATCGTCGACCGGAACGTTCTGGGGTTCAGTCAGTCGCAGCCGGCTGGACTCGCGGATGTCGGGGTGCTCGGCGAGGGTGGCGCACTGCTGCCCGGTTCGGGACCGACCGACGACCCGGGCGCCCGTACGGTGACCGTTCCCTGCACCGAGGGGCCTGTCGTGTCGATCGGCGGGCAACCCGTCCGCACCAGTATCACTGCAACTGTCGACCAGATTCTTTCCGGCGCCCCGGTGTCCGCGACCGTGTGTGACTCTTCCGGCCCGGTGACATTGGTCGCGGGCTCCCAGGAAGTCACGGTGGATCCCGGGTCGGCGTTCTTCGTCGACAGCCTTCGCCTGAACGCGGGACCGGCGGAGACTGCAGTTCCGACCGAGCGGGTCGAAACCACCGCGTGGACCGACAACCACCGAGAGCTGACGGTGCCGCACTCGGATTCGGAACGGCTGGTCGTCGTACCCGAGAGCACCAACATCGGCTGGGTGGCAACCGACCCGGACGGCAACGAACTGACTCCGATCGTCGTGGACGGATGGCAGCAGGGATGGGTCGTCCCCGCAGGAACCGAAGGGACGGTGACTCTCGACTTCCCCACCGACCGTTGGTACCGGCTGGGAATCTTCGGCGGCTTGCTGCTGTTGGTTCCACTGATCGCCGCCGCACTGTGGCCGCGTCGTCGGGACCGCAGGCGCGACCCGGGTGCGGCACCCAGAACCTGGGGCAGCGCATCGGTCGGCTGGCTCGGAATCTTGGCCGCCGCCACCGTGATCAGCGGACCGGTCGGCGCGGCAACGACGATCGTGATGACCGCATTGGTCGCCGGCCTCGTCCATCTACGCGGAACCATCTCCACGGCACGGGTTCTGGTCGGCATCGCGGGCGCATCCGCGATGCTCGGCATGGCAATACTGTCCACCGGCCCGTGGCGCGCACCAGACGGATACGTCGGGCACTCGTTCTTCGTTCAGTTCCCGCTGCTGGTTGCCTTGGTCGCCACGGGACTGGCCGTGTTACCGCTCGGGCGTTCGACGCCGCTGCGCCGGCTATCCCATCGCCTGACGGCGCGGCGTGCGGGTTCTTCCACCAGTGCGTAG
- a CDS encoding DUF2613 domain-containing protein, producing MQKFLVPGAVSAVIGIALGTVATLGITAAAQQNTRPEVDRSGNADSSLLNQVEYGSR from the coding sequence ATGCAGAAGTTCCTTGTGCCCGGTGCGGTCAGCGCCGTAATCGGCATTGCGCTCGGCACTGTGGCAACACTCGGCATCACCGCAGCTGCGCAGCAAAACACGCGTCCCGAGGTCGACCGCAGTGGCAATGCGGATTCCTCACTGCTGAACCAGGTTGAGTACGGCAGCCGCTGA